The genomic interval TCGCGGCAGCGGGTCAGGAAGTAGCTGCTGTCAGGCATCCGGCGTCGGCGCTGACTTCAGGATTTCATGAAAGGACCGGTACGTCGGCTCGTCGCGCAGCACGAAGGTGACCGAACCAGGCTTCACGTTCTGGCGGGCGTGCCCGAGCGCGGCGGCAATCATCAGCCGCGCGCAGGCGTCAGCCGGAAAGCCGCCGACGCCGGTGCCGAGCGCCGGGAATGCAACGGAGTCGATGTCCAGCCGCGCCGCCTCAGTCAGCGTGCTCCGCGTTGCCTTTGTAATGAGGTCCGGGCTGGTGGCCAGGTCTTGCCCCATGGCAGCGGCATGGATGCAGTACCGAGCCTTGAGCCTGCCGGCAGTGGTCGTCACTGCCTGCCCCGGTTCAATCGGGCCGAGCTGCATCGCCTCGCGTTCGATTTCCTCACCGCCTTTGGATTTGATGGCGCCGGCAACGCCGGAGCCCATCCAGAGGTGATTGTTGGCGGCGTTGACGACCGCGTCGGTCGCCTGCTCAGTGATGTCGCCCAGCACCACGGCCAGTTGCAGTCGGCCGAGTTTCCGTGAGTACGGGCTAGGACTCATGCTGCATGATCACGCCGACCACGTCGTCGGGTGAGCCGGCCTTGTTCAGGCCGATGCGCACTTCGTCCTTACGCAGCAGCTTGGAGAGCCGCGCCAGGGTCATGATATACTCGGTTTTCTGTTCCTCCGGCGCAGCAATCAGAAAGATGAGATGGGACGGTTTGCCGTCGAGGCTGTTGAAGTCAACGCCCGAGTCGGACCGGCCGAATGCGAGCACGATGCTGGAGACCGCCGGGGTCCGGGCATGGGGAATCGCGACGCCGAGTCCGATGCCGGTGCTCTCCATGTTCTCGCGCCGGACAATCGCGGACACGAAGTCCGCTTCGCTGGTGATAGCGCCGGTTTCCACCAGCGGTCGCACCAGCTCGTTGATGACCTCGAACTTCTCCTTCGATTGCAGGTTGAGCACAATCGCCGAGCGGGGCAGAAGCTCGGATATCTTCGCCATCATGCCTCCCATGGTTATTTCACGAACACGACCGGCCGGTTGCTCTGGCGTACGACTTCGGCCGCCATCAGCCGGCAATCGGCGCTTACGACTATCAGTTCAGCGTCGTAGCTCGTGCTCAGGCTGATGAGCCGGGACAGTGGTTCGCCCGGCTCCAGCAGCAGCGAGATGCGGACGTTCTGCTGGAACGCGTCGTCCTCGATTTCGTACAGCATGCTCCACGCGCGCTCCTCGGCGTCGGACTTCTGGTTATCTCGATGGCGGTGGATGTCAGGGTCGATTACGGACAGTGCGAACACGCGGCACGACATGCCCTTGGCGAGTCGCAAGGCGAACTCCACCGTCGCGGGCATGCCCGGTGTATCTTCGACGTACAGCAGAACACGTTCCATGTTACTTTCCTACACAGAAGCGGGCAAAGACCCGGTCGAGGATGTCGGCCCCGGTCGATGGCGCATCTATCTGACTCAGAATATCAAGGGCAGACCTGGTTTCAAGCGCGGCAACATCGAGGGTCAAGGCCGACCCGGCCCGAGCCAGGGCATCGCGGCAAGCCGAAAGCACATCAGTCTGACGCCGGTTGAGCATGAGTCGCGGACACGGCTTGGTGCGCAGAGCGCGCGCAATACGTGCACGGAGCCCGCTGACTCCGGCACCGGTTCGGCACGAGATCGGTACCAGGTGGGATTCTCGATTGCCGATTGCCGATTGCCGATTGGTGACCGGCGATTCGACATTCGGCAGTCGGCACTCGACATTCCCGCTGAAACGACGAGGCAGGTCGGTCTTGTTCAGTGCGCAGATTGCCGGTCGGCCCTGGATGGCCGTGATGACTGCAAGGTCGGACGGACTCGCGGGCCGCGAGCCGTCAAAGAGCGCGACGATGATGTCTGCCAGCTCGATTGCCTTCGCGGTCTGGGCAGCGGCGAGTCGGTCCAGGCGCGCGCCGGGGCGGGCGGTGAGACCGGCGGTATCCACAAACCGAACCGGGATGCCGGCAAGCACTGCCATGGAGTCAATCCGGTCGCGCGTCGTCCCGGAAACCGGACTCGTTATCGCCCGTTCTTTTCCGATCAGCCGGTTGAACAGGCTGGATTTGCCGGCATTGGGCCGGCCGATGATGACGACGTTTGCGCCCTCGATGAGGAATCGGCCGGCCTGCGCCGACTCCACGGTCTTTGACAGCGCTGCCACGATGCGGCGGATGCGCTGCTTCGGCACCGAGCCACTGACAGCATCGTGCTCATCGAACCCAAGGTCGAACTCGAGCTCGGCGAGCAGTTCCTTAAGGTCCTCAGCAATGCCGGCGACGAAGCCGGACAGTTCTCCGCGGTAGCGGGCGACGGCACCGTGGAAAGCAGCCTCGGAACGAGCCTCGGCCATGTCGGCAACGGCCTCGGCCTGAGAAAGTGTCATCTTGCCGGCCAGCACCGCCCGCCGGGTGAATTCGCCCGGCTCCGCGACCCGGCACCCGGCGTGAATGACGTGCTTGAGCACCGCGTCGGCGGCGACGGTCCCGCCGTGACAAGAGATCTCGGCCATGTCCTCGCCGGTGTACGAACGCGGAGCGCGGAATACCGTGACCATCACCTGGTCAACCGGCTCCCGGCCAATCGTGCAGAACCAGTTCAATCTGACGGAGTGAGAGCGTTGCCTGGAAGCTGGATGGTCAGGGAGGAACCGGTCGAGGATTGAGAATGTCTCCGGACCCGACACGCGGATGACAGCAATGCTGCCAGTCCCGGCCGGAGTAGCCAGGGCGCAGATAGTGTCAGGCGAGGGGAGGAGGATTCCAGGATTCAAGGATTCCAGGATTCGAGGGTCGGGCACTTGAATCCTCGACTCCTTGACCCCTTGATTCCTGCTCCGCCGGTCATTTCTTCGGGGAGATAATGACGATTCGCGGTGAACCTTCGCCGACCGCGCGAGCCCGGACTCCGGGCAGCTTCTTCAGTTCGTCCTCGACAACTTCCATTTCTTCGAAGGTGAGCGGTTCGAGTTCCATCTCGCGACCGCTTTCGAGCACGATGCGGGCGATGGCCGAGGCCTTGGTACGCAGGAAGCTCGCACGGCGCTGACGATACCCGGCGATGTCGATTATTACCTTGGGTACGTTCGGGTAGTGCTTTGCCACAATCAGACGGACGATGTGGCCCACAGCTTCAAGTGTCGCGCCGTGGCGGCCGATCATCACGCCGCTCGAGCGCCGGGCAAGAACATTCGCGTAGTAGCCTTCGGGCCGCAATTCCACATCGACCCGGGCGCGGATGCCTATGTGGTGTGTCAGGAACTGGACTTCCTGCCGGATGAGCTCCGGCTCGGACGGCACTTCCGGCGGGGTGCCGGCTACTTCCGAGGGGGCGCCGTCGCCAGGGACGGTTCCCTGGTTGCCTTCGATCTCTGCCACGGCAGGCCTCCTTTCAAGGTTATCATGTTTTCACCGATCGACAGCACGTTGTAGAGGAACCAGTAGAGCTGCAACCCGCTGGGCATGTTCAGGAAAATCAGAGTGACGAGGAGCGGCATGAGAATGGTCATGGCGATGTTCTTCGTATCGGTGGTCGTCATGAGCGTCTGGAGGATTGACGACGCGCCCATCAGCAGCGGCACCAGCCCGATTGCCGCGCCGCCGACCATCGGTATTCCGTTCGGTAGATGGCCGAAGAGCACGTCCGGCTGCGACAGGTCATGCAGCCAGAGTCCGAGCGACGCCCCGCGCAGCTCGATGGCGTTGCGCAGCACCGCGTAGAGCGCCCAGAAGACCGGCAACTGGATGAGCAGCGGCAGACAGCCGGTCGCGGGGTTGATCTTGTACAGCTTATAGAGCTGCATCGTCTCGGAGTTCAGTTTCTGCGAGTCGTCCTTGTACTTGACCTTCAACTCGTTGAGTTTGGGCTGGAGCAACTGCATCTGGCGCATCTGCTTGGCCTGGGTTCGGGTGAGCGGAAAGAACGCCAGCTTCATGAGGACCGAGAAGACGATGATGGCCAGGCCCCAGTTACGCACAATGGTGTACAGCAGGCGCAGGACCCAGAGCATGGCGAGCGCAATCGGCCGGGTCCATCCCAGGCCCACGACATTATCCATTCCGAGGCCCAACGAACGCAGCCGTCCCAATTCCAGCGGTCCCAGATAGACCGAGATCTGAGTCTCAGGAGCGGGATGTTCTACCACCGCGCTGAATCCGATACGACCGTCGGCCAGCGTGACCGCGTAGGTCGAGTCGAATGTCCTTCCGCAGGCGATGAGCGCGACCATGAAGTACTTGGACTTTATGCCGACCCATTCAGCACGTTCGCAGATCGCCTGCGGCTTCTTCAGCCTGACCGCGGGGGTCTGATTAAGCTTCTTACCGACCAGGGAGTAGAAGTGGAAGTGGGCGAGGCCCTCTTTCACGTTGGTTTCGGTCAGGGCGATCCCGGCCATCCCGTTGACAGCAAAGCCCGAGGCCGGGCCGGCGATCGAGACCGAGTGGTCGAGCGTGTAATCCTTGTGCAGGGTGTAGGTCTTGGTAAGAGTCAGGCTGTCGGAGCGCGCCGTGAACGTGACCGAGCTGTCGGTGGCCGCGACCTGCATCGGCACGGCGTCGGTGCTGACACAGCCCTGCGGCAGTATCAGTTCCGTGCCAAGCAGGTCCTGGCCGGACGGCACGAGGTCGGCGCGGTACTTCTTCAGGAAGGCGGACTTGACCGTCCCGCCGACGCTCGAGAACTGAACCCGAAGCAGGTCGTTCTGAAGGGTCACGAGGGACTCGGGCGCGGGTACGAACGATAGCGCGGTGAGAGACTGTCCACCAGTCGGCGCGGCCTGGGCCGGCTGTATGGTTTCGTTCGGCTGAGCCTGTTGCAGAGCCGGAGCTGCCGCCGGTGCCGGCGGCGCCTGTCTCGGACGGAGGAACATCTGCGACAGGATGAGTATCGCGGCCACGAGCACGAAACCGATAATCGTGGAGAGCGTGCTCGATGTTTCTCGTTCGTTTCTCATGCCGTGGTCGTCCTCCGTTCAATCGCCGAGTCCGACATTCGACATTCGGATTTCGGACTTCGTACTTTCCTCGGTATCGGGTCATAGCCGCCGGCGGCCCAGGGATGGCACCGCGCGACGCGCCTGATGGCAAGCCATGCGCCCCTTGCCGCGCCGTGCTCGGTCAAGGCGTCCAGCGCATACTGAGAACAAGTCGGCTGATACCGGCACGAATTGGGGAGAGCAATGCCGATGGTGTTGCGGTACAGCCTGACCAAGAGCTTCAGAAACGTCGCCATCTGCTATGAAAGGACAAAGTAAGAAGGACTAAGGACTAAGCAATGAGGAAATGACGAAGCGGGAAGGCCGAGTCGTCCGGTGCTTTCATACTTACCCATTGCTTTGTCCTTTGCACTTTGTCCTTTGTAATTCTGTTGCCTGCCGCGTGTGTTCGAGCAGTTCGGCGAAAGACAGCTTTCCGGCAGCAACCGTCGGTTGCACAATATAGTCGTAGCCGGGCTGGAACCAGTCCTTGTTCCGCCGGTAGATCTCGCGCAGTCGCCGCTTCAGGCGGTTGCGTGCCACGGCGTTTCCCACTCCGCGCGGCAGATGGAACGCCACGCGACGGGATGGCGGTTCGGGCGCGGCAGGGTTGTCGGTCGGCGGGTCAGGATTCTGGGCGCAGCGTAGGCTAAGGTACCTCGTGCCGGACTTTGCTCCCAGTCGCCTCACCCGTTGCACGTCGCGTCTCCGGCGCAGGATTTCGGCTCGAGTCAGTGACTCGGCCATTCATACGGCCAGGCGTTTACGACCCTTTGCGCGGCGGCGGCGAAGAACGTTACGGCCTCCGGGCGTCTGCATGCGGGCACGGAACCCGTGAGTACGCTTGCGGCTGATGTTTGACGGCTGGTATGTTCTTTTGGGCATGGGTATTCCTCAACGCCGATTATAGGCCGGATGGCTGAGTAAGTCAAGAAACGTCCGGCCCGGTACGGCCCGGACCGGTACAAACGTGACGGCACGAAGCTCCGCACGTAGGTCTCAAGGTAACCTGTCGAGTGTTCCGGGAAGTAACCTGCGCCCGCGCGTCAGCATCTTCTCGCGAATCTCGACCTCAACCTCGACCTCAACCTTAGCCTTAACCTTGACCTTAACCTCAGCCTCAACTTCGACTTCCCCCTCCAAGCCAACCTCGTCCTAACCCTTGGCTTTTTCCTGCATCTCAACCTCAACCTCGTCCTCAGCATCAGCCTTGACCTCGACCTCAGCCTTGACCTTAACCTCAACCTCAACCTTAACCTGCCTGTCCACTCGCCAAGTCACTGGGCAAGTCACTCGGCAAGTCACTGGGCAAGTCACTCGGCAAGTCACTCGGCAAGTCACTCGGTAAGTCACTCGGTAAGTCATCCGACGAGTCACTCGCAGAGTCAATCGGTAAGTCATTCAGCGACTCACTCCCCGTGTCACTCAGTGAGTCAGTCGGCATGTCACTCGGTGACTCACTCGTCGAGTCACTCGACAAGTCACTCAGTAAGTGACTGGGCAATTCACTCGGGGTGTCACTCACCGAGTGACTCGGTAAGTGATTCGGGGAGTAACTGGGGGAGTCACTCGGGGAGTAACTGGGGGAGTGACCTGCCAAGTGCCAGGCTGAATGCATGTGTAGACATCATAACAGCCTACCAAGCAATGACTTAGGACTTGAAACTGCGGTATTTGACTGCTATCGCAGCTTCCTGTATTCTACGACATGAGAATAGGCGGCATGAACGGAGGTACGACATGACTGACCCGAAGAAGAGAGCCGACCGATGGAAGGCGAAGTACAATGTTGAGCGAGTGAAGGACACGCTGAACGACCTGCGCGGAGACATGGGCGCACGCTACGAAGCGGCCATTACCCAGGTCTACGCAATGGAGGTGAAGGTCAAAGAGGTCATCAACGCCTGTGGGGTCTCGACCTCGCAGTACGTACCCTACCTCAACTTCGGCCGGCAGCTCTACAAGCTGAGCCGGGAGCAGGGCATCTCGGGTGAGAGCTTTGCGATGGCGGCCCAGGTGCTGCTCGACAAGTGGTCCGCTCGTGGCTGCGACCCCAAGGTCCTGGCCAAGATTCGGACGGACGTCTTCGACATCGCCGCGCCGAACCCGTAAGTCGGCCGACCCTCTGCCGTAAGGGGCGGGCTTTCGCCCGCCCCTGTCCGTATTCTGCCTGCTGTATTCAGTCTAGCTGCCGCTCGCTACGCCTGCTTGACGCCCGGCACTGTTCTGCTACACTGAAGCATGAGTCCCCGTGTCCAACTCGATCGCGAGAAGCTGGCCGAGTTCTGCCGGCGTAATCATGTCCGGAGGCTGTCACTGTTCGGCTCAGCGCTAACCGACCGTTTCGGCCCGGACAGCGACATAGATTTCCTCGTGGAGTTCGAGCCGCACAACGGTCCCGGCTATTTCGGCCTGGCACGGATGGAGCGGGAGCTTTCCGAGTTGGTCGGCCGCAAGGTTGACCTCAGGACACCTGCCGAACTGAGCCGATACTTCCGGGACGAGGTCTGTGCCGGCGCCCAGGTACAGTATTCCGCGGCCTGACGCAATCCGTCTGCGCCACATGCTCGACGCCGCCCGTGAGGCGCTGGAGTTCGTTCGGGGCTAGACCGAACACAACATCGGCGAAGACCGCATGCTTGTTCTCGGCCTCGTCAAGGAGATCGAGATCATCGGCGAGGCTGCCGGGAAGGTGTCCGAACCCACCCGCCGTCACTTGTCGCAGATACCGTGGCAGGACGTGGTTGACATGCGGAATCGCCTGATACACGTCTACTTCGACATCGACGTCGGCGTGGTCTGGGACACAGTGTCCAAGGACCTCCGACCGTTGATTGCCGTTCTTGAGACCGCACTGGCGCCCGAGCAGTAGCACGCCGTCCGCACGTACTGGGGAGCAACAGGTTTGCGGGTCTACTCGAATCAGGGCGGTCCTTCGTCCGTCCCTGCCCTGTCTGCGGTCTACCGTCTACTGTCTTCTGTCTACTTGCCGTCCACCTCGTCACCACGATCTTGCGAACTGCTTGTGCTTGAGCTTGCGCTTGGGCTTCTGTCGCCGGGTTTCAGGTTTACAGCGCCTTGCGCCCTCCCGCGTCGAAGGCGATTGCGACGGCCGGCAGGCGGCGGAATCTGCCTTGAAATCTCGGTTGACAGAACCGGATTTTCAGGGTAGATTACGGGCGTGATAAGGCGAACGCGCGAGCTTGAAGTGCTGACCGGGCTGGTGGCCAGGCATCCGGTAGTCGCGATAACCGGCGCCCGGCAGGTTGGCAAGACGACGCTGGCCCGGCAGTTTGCCGCCGGCCGCAGCGGCGGCGCGACGTTCTTCGACCTCGAGAATCCCTCGCACCTGGCCCGGCTGGACGACGCCATGCTGGCCCTGCGGGACCTGAACGGGTTGGTCATTATCGACGAAGTACAGCGCCGTCCCGAGCTGTTCCCGGTCCTGCGCGTACTGGTCGACCGGCCGCGTAATCGGACGCGGTTCCTCGTCCTGGGCAGTGCCGCCCCAGGCCTGCTGCGGCAGTCCTCGGAGAGCCTGGCCGGGCGGATTGCGTATCACGAGTTGGGCGGACTGGCGCTCGATGAGGTGGGCGCTGCCCGCGCCGACGTCCTGTGGCTGCGGGGCGGGTTCCCGCGTTCGTTTCTTGCCCGCACCGGCCCGGCGAGCGCCGAGTGGCGGCGCGGTTTCATCCGCACCTTCCTCGAACGCGACGTGCCGCAGTTGGGCTCCGTCGTCGCCGCGACCACGCTGCGCCGGTTCTGGATGATGCTGGCGCACTACCACGGGCAGGTCTGGAATGCGTCGGAGTTCGGGCGCTCGTTCGGCGTGGCCGATACCACCGTGAGGTCGTATCTCGACCTGCTGGCATCGGCGCTGGTGATCAGGCTGCTGCCGCCGTGGTTCGAGAACATCGCCAAGCGTCAGGTGCGGGCGCCCAAAGTTTACATTGCCGATTCCGGACTGCTGCACGCACTGCTCGACCTCGATTCCCGCGCCGCGCTCGACTCACACCCCAAGGTTGGCGCTTCATGGGAAGGGTTCGTAATTCAGGCAGTGGTGCGGCAGCTTGACGCCCGGCCTGAGGAGTGCTGGTTCTGGGCGACTCACGGCGGGGCCGAACTCGACCTGCTGGTGGTGCGCGGCAGGCGCCGGTTCGGTTTCGAGGTCAAACGCACGACTGCGCCGAAGCCGACGCCGTCGGCCCGTTCGGCCCTCGCATCGCTGCACCTGGACCGCCTCGACATCGTCCACGCGGGCGAAGACACGTTCAGTCTGGGCCCGCGCCTGCGCGCGGTTGCGTTCCGCAGGTTGCTGAAAGACCTTTCCCCGTTGCCCTGACGGCACCGTGGGCCTGCGCCCGCCCCTGCCCTCTCTGCTGTCTGCCGTCTACTGCCTACTTGCCGCCCACCTCGTCACCACGACCTTGGTCACGTCAGCACGGCCCGGCGTGTTGAGACGGATGAAGTAGACTCCGCGGGCCACTGCGGTTCCGGTGCGGTCCGTGCAGTTCCATACCACGCTATTCCGTCCGGCTGACTGCTTTCCGGCTGCCAGTCGCCTGACTTCACAACCCATCAGGTCGTAGACACTGAGGTCCACTCTGCATGGCGCTGCAACGGAGTACTCAATGTCGAACAAGCCACGCATCATCCGCACCTGCAAACCCGAAGCGAGACGCGGCTCGGCCTGCTTTGTTTGAGCAACTCCTCCGTAGCCCGTGTCGCGCAGAACATGAATCGTCGTACTCTCTGAACCGATGGCGAAGACACGTTCATGAACCGGGTCAATCTGGAATTCATAGGGCGGCCAGTATCCCAGAACGAGATTCGACACGATGATGGAGTCTGTCTTGCAGTCGACTACGTACATGCCGAGGTCTTGGTGCGCTATTGGCTCCGTATACGTGAGATAGACTCGGTTGCTCCAAGGCACCCATCGCGCCAGGTCCACGGGCCAGGTCTTCTTCGGAAACACCAGCTTCTTGACGATAGTATCGGCGTCGCAGTCGACTACATAGAGTGCAGAGCCATATATGGCGCTATCCGCTCCGACGACATACGCTTTGTGGTCCTTGGAGTTCAGCGCGACTCCGGTGTTGAACACCGTGCACGAGGTGAACGGGAACGTCTTGATGACTTTGTCAGACCGAGTGTCAATCACGCCGGCTGCGCCGGAGGGACCGTCAATATTGTAGTATGCCTTGCGATAAGGGTAGTCGAAGTGCAACCCGAACGCGCGGTAGGGACTGGGAATGTCAATGACAGTCAGGAGTGAATCAGTCACGCAGTCATAGACTGCTACCTTCGGTCGGAGCCCCCACGCATCTAGGGACACATATAGCTTATTCCCGACTGAATCCCATGACGGGTAGAGGAACGAATACCCGGACACCGGGGAGGGGATTGTACACACAACCGTGTCGGCAGCGCAGTCCAGCGCGACTAGGTTCTGGTCCACGCCGCGGTACAAGCGGTCGGTTGAAGCCACGTAGGCATTACCCATGCCGCTCCGCGCAATCGCCTTGACCAGCGTGTCGGCCTTCACGTCAATAACCACCAGGCTGTCAGGGTCTGGGTTGAAACCGACGTAGAGCTTCTGCCTGCGCCAGTTCCAGGAGCAGTAGCCGTAGCTATCGTCGTAGGACCTTGGAATCCTGGCGACCACTTGATACGTGGAGCAGTCAAGCAGGTCGTGCTCGTAGCAGCCGACAAGGTAGAGCTTGTTCAGTTCAGGAAAGAAGAGGCCGTTCATGATAAACGTGGGCAGATGAACGACAGTATCCACCTCTATCTGCGCGAACAACAGCGCGGGTATGAGCAGCACAAGCAATTTCTTCATCGGTTCTCCTGCATCGGAGGGGCGGGTCCACCGCCCCTCCGAACAACGGACCCATTTGACCACTGCCTTGAGCTTAGCTTGCTCCGTCCCAGTATCAAGAAGCACGAAGTAAGCCCCGGCGCTGGTTCTGTGGCCCGAGGTCCTGGCCAGGATTCGGACGGATGTCTTCGACATCGCCGCGCCGAAATCATAGCGACTGACAAGTAGACGCCCGCAGCGATGCGGGCAGCCTTTGGCGCTACGCGCATTCGCTCCTCAAGTGCTGCGCTCTACTGGTGAATTGGCCCGAGAACGGAAATAGGGTGACTGTCCGGTTTCCGTGGCCTGGGTTGCGTCGCTGACAAGAGTCGCATCGCCCGAGGCTACCCGGCGCGCCTGTGCTTGATTTGGCCGCGGGAAGAGGCTATATTGACTCAGCAAACGCGAGGTGAAAGATGAAGACAGTCGATGAAGTCATGGAGTTGACGAGAGAGCTTCCCGAGAAGCTACAGGAGGAGGTTCGCGACTTCGCCCGCTTTCTCGCAGCGAAGAGGGCGCGTCCGACCCGCAAGAAGCTGCGCTTGGACTGGGCCGGAGGCCTGAAGGACTTGCGTGACAAATACACTTCGGTCGAACTCCAGCACAAGGCCTCGGAATGGCGGGCAAACGATGCTCTTGGTAGACGCTAACGTCTGGCTTGAGCTGCTCCTTGACCAAGAACAGGCAGGACAGGTACGTGATTTCCTCAGGGCGGTTCCGTTGGACGAACTTGCCATAACTGACTTCGCCCTGCATTCGGTCGGGGTTGTCCTGGCCCGCAACAAGAGGGATGACCTATTCGTGAGGTTTATCTCAGATCTTCTTGCGGACACAGGTGTGCGCTACGTGAGCCTCGACTTCGCTGACCTGATGGCTGTGACCGAGACGAGAGAGCGTCTTCCTCTGGACTTCGACGACGCCTACCAGTACGTCGCAGCCGAGAAGCATGGCCTGACAATGGTCAGCTTCGACGCAGACTTCGACCGGACCGAACGTGGACGAAAGACGCCGGCCGAAGTGCTGGCAGAACCACCTGTCGCTCACGACCGGCCCGCCGCCAAGACCCGCCGTTCCCGAGCCCGCAAAGTCTGAGCCGCCGCCCGAATACCGAAGTCCGAACCGACGTCTTCAACACTCCCGCACAGAAGCCGCAGCGGCTGAAAAGTGACCGCCCGCGGGAACGCGGGCAGCCTTTGGTTGGGAGGACAGCCGACCTACTCGGTAGTTATCACCTTTCGGCTGAATCGCACTTCAAGTGTTGTACCTCACTACTAAACTCGCGGGCCCGAGAACGGAAATAGGGTGACTGCCCTGGGTTACCCTGGTTTCCCATTGGTTTCCCAGAGCGTGCAGCAGTGCTTCACTTGGCAAGCGGGTCAGCGGCGTAACGAGTGAGTTGGGCCCTAACTTTCCTGGTCAACGTGGGGTCATCTTCAGTCGTGAGTTCTCCCACAGCCCTGGAGAGCTCTGTGACGTATTTATATCGAGTGTGTTCGTCAAGTGCCGCCACGCTACTGTGAGTTATCTTCTCTATGGCGGCGACAATAGCATCCACGAGACCATTCTGCCTCGCATCTAGTCCTTGTTTGAACAACGCAGCCACGCCACGGCCCTGCGAGAAGTGCGAGGAGTCCCTCCGCGTAAGAACGAGGGTTACGACGTAGGCAGCCGGGACTGCAACCTCCGGCGTGCTTCCACGGAGCAATTCAGACATCATGCTGGTGGTCCGAAGATGCGCTTCATAATCTCGAACTTGTCCCGAGGGAGCGCGGGAATCAGAATCTCCGACGAGAATGGCTTCTGCGGCTTTACGCTCGGGTCCACAAGCGACTTCACCTCATCATAGTTCATCATGTAGATCATGGGCGTGAAGAGCTCTGGCTTGGCATCTTTGACCAGCTCCCTTAGGTATTTGCCGGTGTCAACGCTAATGGTCTGCTTCGCGATCTGCGCATCTATCCCCTTGTACAGGCCGAGCTTGTTCTGTGCGATGGTGGGGTTGTTCTCATCACCGCGGGAGGCTCCTTGGTACAGGCCCCACGCTATCTCGCAGGGCAGCGAGGAGGGCGGATTGACTTGGTCGACCGGGGGGATAGACTCCAAATCGTAGAATGGGCTGCACCAGACGTAGTGGAAGCCGTAGTAGAAGTCTGTGTTGAGCTTGTAGGCAAGATAGCTGTTGGCCGAGTAGAGAAATCGTGTCGGCGGCATTGGGTCAGCACGGGGTCATGCTAGTGCCTACTTGCGATGACACCTGATGGAGGGGATGCACGGAACATGCCACGCCCCACCAGGACCTCCGCGTACAGGCGTAGCGAGGGTGGACGGGGCGAACAAGCGCGATCTTGGATGCTGTATCGC from bacterium carries:
- a CDS encoding macro domain-containing protein, which produces MSPSPYSRKLGRLQLAVVLGDITEQATDAVVNAANNHLWMGSGVAGAIKSKGGEEIEREAMQLGPIEPGQAVTTTAGRLKARYCIHAAAMGQDLATSPDLITKATRSTLTEAARLDIDSVAFPALGTGVGGFPADACARLMIAAALGHARQNVKPGSVTFVLRDEPTYRSFHEILKSAPTPDA
- a CDS encoding PTS sugar transporter subunit IIA; translation: MAKISELLPRSAIVLNLQSKEKFEVINELVRPLVETGAITSEADFVSAIVRRENMESTGIGLGVAIPHARTPAVSSIVLAFGRSDSGVDFNSLDGKPSHLIFLIAAPEEQKTEYIMTLARLSKLLRKDEVRIGLNKAGSPDDVVGVIMQHES
- a CDS encoding universal stress protein; translation: MERVLLYVEDTPGMPATVEFALRLAKGMSCRVFALSVIDPDIHRHRDNQKSDAEERAWSMLYEIEDDAFQQNVRISLLLEPGEPLSRLISLSTSYDAELIVVSADCRLMAAEVVRQSNRPVVFVK
- the mnmE gene encoding tRNA uridine-5-carboxymethylaminomethyl(34) synthesis GTPase MnmE, with the protein product MNPGILLPSPDTICALATPAGTGSIAVIRVSGPETFSILDRFLPDHPASRQRSHSVRLNWFCTIGREPVDQVMVTVFRAPRSYTGEDMAEISCHGGTVAADAVLKHVIHAGCRVAEPGEFTRRAVLAGKMTLSQAEAVADMAEARSEAAFHGAVARYRGELSGFVAGIAEDLKELLAELEFDLGFDEHDAVSGSVPKQRIRRIVAALSKTVESAQAGRFLIEGANVVIIGRPNAGKSSLFNRLIGKERAITSPVSGTTRDRIDSMAVLAGIPVRFVDTAGLTARPGARLDRLAAAQTAKAIELADIIVALFDGSRPASPSDLAVITAIQGRPAICALNKTDLPRRFSGNVECRLPNVESPVTNRQSAIGNRESHLVPISCRTGAGVSGLRARIARALRTKPCPRLMLNRRQTDVLSACRDALARAGSALTLDVAALETRSALDILSQIDAPSTGADILDRVFARFCVGK
- the yidC gene encoding membrane protein insertase YidC — translated: MRNERETSSTLSTIIGFVLVAAILILSQMFLRPRQAPPAPAAAPALQQAQPNETIQPAQAAPTGGQSLTALSFVPAPESLVTLQNDLLRVQFSSVGGTVKSAFLKKYRADLVPSGQDLLGTELILPQGCVSTDAVPMQVAATDSSVTFTARSDSLTLTKTYTLHKDYTLDHSVSIAGPASGFAVNGMAGIALTETNVKEGLAHFHFYSLVGKKLNQTPAVRLKKPQAICERAEWVGIKSKYFMVALIACGRTFDSTYAVTLADGRIGFSAVVEHPAPETQISVYLGPLELGRLRSLGLGMDNVVGLGWTRPIALAMLWVLRLLYTIVRNWGLAIIVFSVLMKLAFFPLTRTQAKQMRQMQLLQPKLNELKVKYKDDSQKLNSETMQLYKLYKINPATGCLPLLIQLPVFWALYAVLRNAIELRGASLGLWLHDLSQPDVLFGHLPNGIPMVGGAAIGLVPLLMGASSILQTLMTTTDTKNIAMTILMPLLVTLIFLNMPSGLQLYWFLYNVLSIGENMITLKGGLPWQRSKATREPSLATAPPRK
- the yidD gene encoding membrane protein insertion efficiency factor YidD; translation: MATFLKLLVRLYRNTIGIALPNSCRYQPTCSQYALDALTEHGAARGAWLAIRRVARCHPWAAGGYDPIPRKVRSPKSECRMSDSAIERRTTTA
- the rnpA gene encoding ribonuclease P protein component, which translates into the protein MAESLTRAEILRRRRDVQRVRRLGAKSGTRYLSLRCAQNPDPPTDNPAAPEPPSRRVAFHLPRGVGNAVARNRLKRRLREIYRRNKDWFQPGYDYIVQPTVAAGKLSFAELLEHTRQATELQRTKCKGQSNG
- the rpmH gene encoding 50S ribosomal protein L34; the protein is MPKRTYQPSNISRKRTHGFRARMQTPGGRNVLRRRRAKGRKRLAV
- a CDS encoding nucleotidyltransferase family protein, coding for MSPRVQLDREKLAEFCRRNHVRRLSLFGSALTDRFGPDSDIDFLVEFEPHNGPGYFGLARMERELSELVGRKVDLRTPAELSRYFRDEVCAGAQVQYSAA
- a CDS encoding HepT-like ribonuclease domain-containing protein, translating into MGEDRMLVLGLVKEIEIIGEAAGKVSEPTRRHLSQIPWQDVVDMRNRLIHVYFDIDVGVVWDTVSKDLRPLIAVLETALAPEQ